Proteins encoded together in one Gemmatimonadetes bacterium T265 window:
- a CDS encoding sodium:solute symporter (possible pseudo due to internal stop codon), which yields MTARFTALDAVVLLAYLAGTTALGIWIGRRQQNATDYFVADRAIPWWAVLFSIVASETSALTFISTPGLSYGAKPGAGDLGFLQIVAGYVIGRVVVARVLLPRYFQGELVTAYALLERRFGLATRRFASIIFMVTRALADSVRVFATAIPIALIISPSARDHARVMPAAILVLGALTVLYTYNGGMKAVVWTELVQAGVYVFGGLCALFLLGRAVPGGWTAITHAAGAAGKLRVIDTYAGLDRAQTLWAGLLGGAFLAMASHGTDQLIVQRLLSARSLPDAQRAVVGSGIAVFAQFTLFLFIGLGLWAYYNGRPFAATDAIFPSFIVDHMPAGLVGLIVAAIVAATMSTHSGAINSLAAATTHDLYLPLTGRRVDDPGTLRAGKLFALAWGVALTAGALLFRENGTPVVVVALGIASFTYGGLLGGFFLGVFWPRAVQRDAILGMSVGIATMAFIVFAKQIGAFAPALAQPLAPFGRIAWPWYVLIGTTLTLAVGIASSFTHAAPAESALRR from the coding sequence TTGACCGCCCGGTTCACCGCGCTCGACGCGGTCGTCCTGCTCGCCTACCTGGCGGGGACGACCGCGCTCGGCATCTGGATCGGCCGACGGCAGCAGAACGCGACCGATTACTTCGTCGCGGACCGCGCCATTCCGTGGTGGGCGGTGCTGTTCTCGATCGTCGCGAGCGAGACCAGCGCGCTCACGTTCATCAGCACCCCCGGGCTTTCCTACGGCGCGAAGCCCGGCGCGGGCGACCTCGGCTTCCTGCAGATCGTCGCGGGCTACGTCATCGGGCGCGTCGTGGTCGCCCGCGTGCTCCTGCCGCGCTACTTCCAGGGCGAACTCGTCACCGCGTACGCACTGCTCGAACGGCGGTTCGGGCTCGCAACGCGGCGGTTCGCCTCGATCATCTTCATGGTCACGCGCGCGCTCGCCGACTCGGTGCGCGTGTTCGCGACGGCGATCCCGATCGCGCTCATCATCAGCCCGTCGGCGCGCGACCACGCGCGCGTGATGCCCGCGGCGATTCTCGTGCTCGGCGCACTCACGGTGCTCTACACCTACAACGGCGGGATGAAAGCCGTCGTCTGGACCGAGCTCGTGCAGGCGGGCGTCTACGTCTTCGGTGGGCTGTGCGCGTTGTTCCTGCTCGGCCGCGCCGTCCCCGGCGGCTGGACGGCGATCACGCACGCCGCGGGCGCGGCCGGCAAGCTGCGCGTCATCGACACGTACGCCGGGCTCGACCGCGCGCAGACGCTCTGGGCCGGACTGTTAGGCGGTGCATTCCTCGCGATGGCCTCGCACGGCACCGACCAACTCATCGTGCAGCGGCTGCTGTCGGCGCGGTCCCTGCCAGACGCGCAACGTGCCGTCGTCGGCAGTGGGATCGCCGTCTTCGCGCAGTTCACGCTTTTCCTTTTCATCGGCCTCGGCCTCTGGGCGTACTACAACGGCCGCCCGTTCGCCGCGACCGACGCAATCTTCCCGTCGTTCATCGTCGACCACATGCCCGCCGGACTCGTCGGCCTCATCGTCGCGGCAATCGTCGCGGCGACGATGAGCACGCACTCGGGCGCGATCAACTCGCTCGCCGCCGCGACCACCCACGACCTTTACCTGCCCCTCACGGGGCGCCGCGTCGACGACCCGGGGACGCTCCGGGCGGGCAAGCTCTTCGCGCTCGCGTGGGGGGTCGCGCTCACGGCGGGCGCGCTGCTCTTTCGCGAGAATGGAACTCCCGTCGTCGTCGTCGCCCTCGGGATCGCGTCGTTCACGTACGGCGGTTTGCTCGGCGGCTTCTTCCTCGGCGTCTTCTGGCCACGTGCCGTGCAGCGCGACGCGATCCTCGGGATGAGCGTCGGGATCGCGACGATGGCGTTCATCGTGTTCGCGAAACAAATCGGCGCGTTCGCGCCGGCGCTTGCGCAACCGCTAGCGCCTTTCGGACGCATTGCGTGGCCGTGGTACGTACTGATCGGGACGACGCTCACGCTCGCCGTCGGCATCGCGTCGTCGTTCACGCACGCCGCCCCGGCCGAGTCGGCGCTGCGCCGATGA
- a CDS encoding sodium:proline symporter, whose amino-acid sequence MSAGANLTTVDWLIVAGYFALSTVIGLVFTKRGGESLSEYFIAGRQVPWWLAGAAMVATTFAADTPLVVTGLVAANGVAGNWLWWNMVMSGMLTVFFFARLWRRANVMTDVEFAEVRYAGKPAAALRGFRALYLAIPINLIILGWVTRAMIKILTISLGLHPVTIAGTTVSGDVVAVGLCFVATVAYSAAAGMWAVLWTDLVQFVIKMSAVIVLALYAVEKVGGMGALKRGLGTHFGSEDAAISVLPVKLGPNGLEAYPWMPLLALGVFLSVQWWAAWYPGAEPGGGGYVAQRIFSARTERDGVLATLFFQIAHYALRPWPWIITGLCTVLLYPAGIGAAHDHEAAYVQAFVDLLPTPWRGFMMAGFAAAYMSTVGTHLNWGASYIVNDFYKRFVRKDAAEKHYVAVSRWTTVGLFAASVFVTMHLSSVEQAWKFLLALGAGTGLVLILRWYWWRINAWSEISAMLASLVTSAIALQVVPPRYPKGDLRADAVVMLVTVAVSTVVWLTTTFLTAPESEATLEAFYRRVRPGGPGWARVSERAGFGRESIPGGALAWTNWVAGIVAVYSTLFGIGKLIFGETATGIVMLGVAAVAFAWIARSFRTESPRPEPVMRPAQAFAGD is encoded by the coding sequence ATGTCCGCCGGAGCTAACCTCACCACGGTCGACTGGCTGATCGTCGCCGGCTACTTCGCGCTCTCCACCGTCATCGGCCTCGTCTTCACGAAGCGCGGCGGCGAGAGCCTGAGCGAGTACTTCATCGCCGGCCGCCAGGTGCCGTGGTGGCTGGCCGGCGCCGCGATGGTCGCGACGACCTTCGCGGCCGACACGCCGCTCGTCGTCACCGGGCTGGTCGCCGCGAACGGCGTCGCCGGCAACTGGCTGTGGTGGAACATGGTGATGAGCGGGATGCTCACCGTGTTCTTCTTCGCCCGACTCTGGCGCCGCGCCAACGTGATGACCGACGTCGAGTTCGCGGAGGTGCGCTACGCCGGCAAGCCGGCCGCCGCGCTCCGCGGGTTCCGCGCCCTCTACCTCGCGATCCCGATCAACCTGATCATCCTCGGCTGGGTCACGCGGGCGATGATCAAGATCCTCACGATCTCGTTAGGTCTGCACCCGGTGACGATCGCCGGGACGACGGTCTCCGGCGACGTCGTCGCGGTCGGGCTCTGCTTCGTCGCGACGGTCGCCTACTCCGCGGCGGCCGGGATGTGGGCCGTGCTCTGGACCGACCTCGTCCAGTTCGTGATCAAGATGAGCGCCGTGATCGTGCTCGCCCTCTATGCGGTCGAGAAGGTCGGCGGCATGGGCGCGCTCAAGCGCGGCCTCGGCACGCACTTCGGGAGCGAGGACGCGGCGATCTCGGTCCTCCCCGTCAAGCTCGGGCCCAACGGGCTCGAGGCGTACCCCTGGATGCCGCTCCTCGCGCTCGGCGTCTTCCTCAGCGTGCAGTGGTGGGCCGCCTGGTACCCGGGCGCCGAGCCGGGCGGCGGCGGCTACGTCGCCCAGCGGATCTTCTCGGCCCGCACCGAACGCGACGGCGTGCTGGCCACGCTCTTCTTCCAGATCGCGCACTATGCGCTCCGCCCATGGCCGTGGATCATCACGGGGCTGTGCACCGTGCTGCTCTACCCGGCCGGCATCGGGGCCGCGCACGACCACGAGGCCGCGTACGTCCAGGCGTTCGTCGACCTGCTGCCGACGCCGTGGCGCGGTTTCATGATGGCCGGCTTCGCTGCGGCGTACATGTCGACGGTCGGAACGCACCTCAACTGGGGCGCGTCGTACATCGTCAACGACTTCTACAAGCGTTTCGTGCGCAAGGACGCGGCCGAGAAGCACTACGTCGCCGTCTCGCGCTGGACGACGGTCGGGCTCTTCGCCGCGTCGGTGTTCGTCACGATGCACCTGTCGAGCGTCGAGCAGGCGTGGAAGTTCCTGCTCGCGCTGGGCGCGGGCACCGGGCTCGTGCTGATCCTCCGCTGGTACTGGTGGCGGATCAACGCGTGGAGCGAGATCTCGGCGATGCTCGCCTCGCTCGTCACGTCGGCGATCGCGCTGCAGGTGGTCCCGCCGCGTTACCCGAAGGGCGACCTGCGCGCCGACGCCGTCGTCATGCTCGTCACCGTCGCCGTGAGCACCGTCGTCTGGCTCACGACGACCTTCCTCACCGCGCCGGAAAGCGAGGCGACGCTAGAGGCGTTCTACCGCCGCGTGCGTCCGGGCGGCCCCGGATGGGCGCGGGTTTCGGAGCGCGCCGGCTTCGGCCGGGAATCCATCCCGGGCGGCGCGCTCGCGTGGACCAACTGGGTCGCCGGAATCGTGGCCGTGTACTCGACCCTGTTCGGGATTGGCAAGCTCATCTTCGGCGAGACCGCGACCGGTATCGTCATGCTGGGCGTCGCGGCGGTCGCGTTCGCCTGGATCGCGCGCTCGTTCCGAACCGAGTCGCCCCGCCCGGAACCGGTGATGCGCCCCGCGCAAGCGTTCGCCGGCGACTGA